A genomic region of Stenotrophomonas sp. NA06056 contains the following coding sequences:
- a CDS encoding response regulator, protein METENPMHRLLIVDDDNDIRTLLAEQLGRAGYQVSTAADGTSMRQLLEREHVDLIVLDLNLPREDGLTLCRDLRARSNTPVIMLTARAEPIDRVLGLEMGADDYLAKPFEPRELLARIRNVLRRTEALPANLEPLAVRRARFSRWIFDLEHRHLVDPDGRVVVLSGAEFRLLRVFIAHANKVLSREQLVALSSGRNYEAQDRAIDLQVSRLRNKLADDGGPDGLIKTVRNEGYVLASAVNLE, encoded by the coding sequence ATGGAGACTGAAAACCCGATGCACCGTTTGCTGATCGTCGATGACGACAACGATATCCGCACCCTGCTGGCCGAGCAGCTCGGCCGTGCGGGCTACCAGGTCAGCACCGCCGCTGATGGCACCAGCATGCGCCAGCTGCTGGAACGCGAACACGTGGACCTGATCGTGCTCGACCTCAACCTGCCGCGCGAAGATGGCCTGACCCTGTGCCGCGACCTGCGCGCACGCTCGAACACGCCGGTGATCATGCTCACCGCGCGCGCCGAGCCGATCGACCGCGTACTCGGTCTGGAAATGGGCGCCGACGACTACCTGGCCAAGCCGTTCGAGCCGCGCGAACTGCTGGCGCGCATCCGCAACGTGCTGCGCCGTACCGAAGCGCTTCCTGCCAACCTTGAGCCGCTGGCGGTGCGCCGCGCACGGTTCTCGCGCTGGATCTTCGACCTGGAGCATCGCCACCTGGTCGACCCGGACGGGCGCGTGGTGGTGCTGTCCGGCGCCGAGTTCCGCCTGCTGCGGGTGTTCATCGCCCATGCCAACAAGGTGCTCTCGCGCGAGCAGCTGGTGGCGCTCAGCAGTGGCCGCAACTATGAAGCGCAGGACCGGGCGATTGATCTGCAGGTCAGCCGGCTGCGTAACAAGCTGGCCGATGACGGTGGCCCCGATGGCCTGATCAAGACCGTGCGCAATGAAGGCTACGTACTGGCCTCGGCCGTCAACCTGGAATAA
- a CDS encoding efflux RND transporter periplasmic adaptor subunit, whose protein sequence is MISRLLPATRKGRLMLIALLVLIAAVSAWWLLRKPAAPALATTPVSRGDIEQTVEATGVIDAYKLVSVGAQASGQIKSLKVQLGDTVKEGDLIAEIDATTQQNQVLNAQASLDQVTAQRAVQQATLRQAELEFARQQQMLAAEATSRQEYDAAEAQLKTARAQLQSYEAQIKGRETELGTARANLAYTRIVAPMDGTVVAVVAEEGRTVNANQTAPTIVMLARLDVVTVNAEVSEADVVKIKAGMPVYFTTLGDPDRKYHATLRQINPAPASIANESSSSSSSSSSSSSSSAVYYNALFDVENPDGTLRIDMTAQVSVLLKQAKGVLMVPAVALGPKSRNGERIVRVVDDKGQPQPRKIKVGINNGANVEVLSGLQEGERVVVGEGGAAAAAGGGNRGGMQMRVGGPGMGRR, encoded by the coding sequence GTGATCTCCCGCCTGTTGCCCGCGACCCGCAAGGGTCGCCTGATGTTGATCGCCCTGCTTGTCCTGATCGCCGCCGTGTCCGCCTGGTGGCTGCTGCGCAAGCCGGCTGCACCCGCCCTGGCCACCACCCCGGTCAGCCGCGGCGACATCGAACAGACGGTGGAGGCTACCGGCGTGATCGACGCCTACAAGCTGGTCAGCGTCGGTGCGCAGGCCTCCGGCCAGATCAAGTCGCTGAAGGTGCAACTGGGCGATACGGTGAAGGAAGGCGACCTGATCGCCGAGATCGACGCCACCACCCAGCAGAACCAGGTGCTCAACGCGCAGGCCTCGCTGGACCAGGTGACCGCGCAGCGCGCGGTGCAGCAGGCCACCCTGCGCCAGGCCGAACTGGAGTTCGCACGCCAGCAGCAGATGCTGGCCGCCGAAGCCACCTCGCGCCAGGAATACGATGCCGCCGAGGCCCAGCTGAAGACCGCGCGTGCGCAGCTGCAATCCTACGAGGCGCAGATCAAGGGCCGCGAAACCGAACTGGGCACCGCCCGTGCCAACCTGGCCTACACCCGCATCGTCGCGCCGATGGACGGCACCGTGGTGGCGGTGGTGGCCGAGGAAGGCCGCACGGTGAACGCCAACCAGACTGCGCCGACCATCGTGATGCTGGCACGGCTGGACGTGGTGACCGTCAATGCCGAGGTCTCCGAGGCCGACGTGGTCAAGATCAAGGCCGGCATGCCGGTGTACTTCACCACGCTGGGCGACCCGGACCGCAAGTACCACGCCACGCTGCGGCAGATCAATCCGGCACCGGCGTCGATCGCCAACGAGAGCTCGTCCAGTTCCAGCAGTTCGTCCAGTTCCAGCTCCAGCAGCGCGGTCTACTACAACGCGTTGTTCGACGTGGAAAACCCCGATGGCACCCTGCGCATCGACATGACCGCACAGGTATCGGTGCTGCTCAAGCAGGCCAAGGGCGTGTTGATGGTGCCGGCCGTTGCACTCGGCCCGAAGTCGCGCAATGGCGAGCGCATCGTGCGGGTGGTCGATGACAAGGGCCAGCCGCAGCCGCGCAAGATCAAGGTCGGCATCAACAACGGCGCCAACGTCGAGGTCCTGTCCGGCCTGCAGGAAGGCGAGCGCGTGGTGGTCGGCGAAGGTGGCGCTGCGGCAGCTGCCGGTGGCGGCAACCGCGGCGGCATGCAGATGCGGGTCGGCGGCCCGGGCATGGGGCGCCGATGA
- a CDS encoding MacB family efflux pump subunit, with the protein MSTTAPLLRLRDLRREFPAGDDVIAVLRDVNLDIHAGEMVAIVGQSGSGKSTLMNILGCLDRPTRGSYQVAGRETGSMAPDELAELRREHFGFIFQRYHLLGDLDARGNVAVPAVYAGSPGPVRTARAEQLLQRLGLADRMHHKPGQLSGGQQQRVSIARALMNGGEVILADEPTGALDTKSGEEVMAILGELHAEGHTIIIVTHDMSVAEHAQRIIEIRDGEIIADRANPAAPSYRAQREPSAGVAHGNSWHAARDRFTEAFRMALLAMNAHRLRTFLTMLGIIIGIASVVSVVALGNGSQQQILQNISALGTNTIDVYPGRGFGDMRSARVQTLKASDADALSRQSYVDSATPSVSSSVTARYRNQSATAQISGVGEQYFRVKGVSLLSGSFFDTDAVKGLAQVAVIDENTKTQFFPDSDPIGQVILLGNVPVRVVGVAKKQSFGFGGSTSLGVFVPYTTVMSRMLGQSHVSSITVRVNDETPMDAAQEAITRLLTMRHGTEDFFLSNSAEIRDTIEQTTRTMTLLIGAIAAIALLVGGIGVMNIMLVSVTERTREIGVRMAVGARQSDIRQQFLIEAVLVCLLGGLLGIGLALLMGVLIGRFASDFQVLFSTASIIAAFACSTLIGVAFGFLPARSAAQLDPVEALARE; encoded by the coding sequence ATGAGCACGACGGCACCGCTGCTGCGCCTGCGTGACCTGCGTCGTGAATTCCCGGCCGGCGACGACGTCATCGCCGTGCTGCGCGACGTCAACCTGGACATCCATGCCGGCGAGATGGTGGCCATCGTCGGCCAGTCCGGCTCGGGCAAGTCCACGCTGATGAACATCCTCGGCTGCCTGGACCGCCCGACCCGTGGCAGCTACCAGGTGGCGGGTCGCGAGACGGGGAGCATGGCGCCCGACGAGCTGGCCGAGCTGCGTCGCGAGCACTTCGGCTTCATCTTCCAGCGCTATCACCTGCTGGGCGATCTGGACGCGCGCGGCAACGTAGCCGTGCCAGCCGTCTATGCCGGCAGCCCCGGCCCGGTTCGCACTGCGCGTGCCGAGCAGCTCCTGCAGCGTCTGGGCCTGGCCGACCGCATGCACCACAAACCGGGGCAGCTGTCCGGTGGCCAGCAGCAACGCGTGTCGATCGCGCGTGCGTTGATGAACGGTGGCGAGGTAATCCTGGCCGACGAACCGACCGGCGCCCTGGATACGAAATCCGGCGAAGAAGTGATGGCCATCCTCGGCGAGCTGCATGCCGAAGGCCACACCATCATCATCGTCACCCACGACATGAGCGTGGCCGAGCACGCACAGCGCATCATCGAGATCCGCGACGGCGAGATCATCGCCGACCGTGCCAATCCAGCCGCACCCAGCTACCGTGCGCAACGCGAGCCAAGCGCGGGCGTCGCCCATGGCAACAGCTGGCACGCGGCCCGCGATCGCTTCACCGAAGCGTTCCGGATGGCCCTGCTGGCGATGAACGCCCATCGCCTGCGTACCTTCCTGACCATGCTCGGCATCATCATCGGCATCGCCTCGGTGGTATCGGTTGTGGCACTGGGCAATGGCTCGCAGCAGCAGATCCTGCAGAACATCAGCGCGCTGGGCACCAATACCATCGACGTCTACCCCGGCCGCGGCTTCGGCGACATGCGTTCGGCACGGGTGCAGACCCTCAAGGCCAGCGATGCCGATGCCCTGTCGCGGCAGAGCTATGTCGACAGCGCCACCCCCAGCGTGTCCAGTTCGGTTACCGCGCGCTACCGCAACCAGTCAGCCACCGCGCAGATCAGCGGTGTCGGCGAGCAGTACTTCCGGGTGAAGGGGGTAAGCCTGCTCAGCGGCAGCTTCTTTGACACCGATGCGGTGAAGGGACTGGCCCAGGTGGCGGTGATCGATGAGAACACCAAGACCCAGTTCTTCCCCGACAGCGACCCGATCGGCCAGGTGATCCTGCTTGGCAACGTGCCGGTGCGCGTGGTCGGCGTGGCCAAGAAGCAGAGCTTCGGTTTCGGCGGCAGCACCAGCCTGGGCGTGTTCGTGCCCTACACCACGGTGATGTCGCGCATGCTCGGGCAGAGCCATGTTTCCAGCATTACCGTGCGGGTGAACGATGAAACGCCGATGGATGCGGCGCAGGAAGCGATCACCCGGTTGCTGACCATGCGCCACGGCACCGAGGACTTTTTCCTCAGCAACAGCGCCGAGATCCGCGACACGATCGAACAGACCACGCGCACGATGACGCTGCTGATCGGCGCCATCGCCGCCATCGCGCTGCTGGTCGGTGGCATCGGCGTGATGAACATCATGCTGGTCTCGGTGACCGAGCGTACCCGTGAGATCGGCGTGCGCATGGCGGTAGGGGCACGGCAGAGCGACATCCGCCAGCAGTTCCTGATCGAAGCGGTGCTGGTGTGCCTGCTCGGCGGCTTGCTCGGCATCGGCCTGGCACTGCTGATGGGCGTGCTGATCGGCCGTTTCGCCAGCGATTTCCAGGTGCTGTTCTCCACCGCTTCCATCATTGCCGCCTTCGCCTGCTCCACCCTGATCGGCGTGGCGTTCGGCTTCCTGCCGGCACGCAGTGCCGCCCAGCTCGACCCGGTGGAGGCCCTGGCCCGCGAATGA
- a CDS encoding TolC family protein yields the protein MKTMTRLPFPAPSRLLLAGAVLLALSACASVGRYPVQDPSVAATYGRGDATLNAPADDPRSGLDTPARDIRQDNWWTGFGDERLDRLVAQALSANSDLGAAGLAVQRARLQAGLASNALWPQPSSSGVNGSGSRATDRADDWRRSYSTGVSLGWEIDLWGRLRTQRDIAHWEADASEEDRQNTALLVIGDVINQYWALAYLNQSIATGQANLERLQRTHELVQARFDAGAVSRLEVRQAMQNLQSQRSAQSALEQQRVEVRNALTVLLDGTPWPQQDEPQNLLEAQSPSIAEGLPADLLGRRPDLRAAELRLRNSLKTIRVTATQYYPALSLTGSLGSSATSLGDVLRNPVATLGAGLSLPFLNLQRAQLDTDVAGTSYQIAATNFRKTLYTALSEVDNALSAREQLLRQVTASQASYDEAVEVERAQEVRYRVGATDLRTWLEAQQTRRDAELSLARVRQSQLNNDVTLFKSLGGSAG from the coding sequence ATGAAAACGATGACCCGACTGCCGTTCCCCGCTCCCTCGCGCCTGCTGCTGGCCGGTGCCGTACTGCTTGCACTCTCCGCCTGCGCTTCGGTGGGCCGCTATCCGGTCCAGGACCCCAGCGTTGCCGCCACCTATGGCCGAGGCGACGCGACCCTCAACGCGCCGGCCGACGACCCGCGCAGCGGCCTGGACACCCCGGCCCGCGACATCCGTCAGGACAACTGGTGGACGGGTTTCGGCGATGAGCGCCTGGACCGCCTCGTTGCGCAGGCGTTGAGCGCCAACAGCGACCTCGGTGCTGCCGGCCTGGCCGTGCAGCGTGCACGCCTGCAGGCCGGCCTGGCCAGCAACGCGCTGTGGCCGCAGCCGTCCTCGTCCGGCGTAAACGGAAGTGGCAGCCGCGCCACCGATCGGGCCGACGACTGGCGTCGCAGCTATTCCACCGGTGTCTCGCTGGGGTGGGAAATCGACCTGTGGGGCCGCCTGCGCACCCAGCGCGACATCGCCCATTGGGAGGCGGACGCCAGCGAAGAAGACCGCCAGAACACGGCACTGCTGGTGATCGGGGATGTCATCAACCAGTACTGGGCGCTGGCCTACCTCAACCAGTCCATCGCCACCGGCCAGGCCAACCTCGAACGGCTGCAACGCACGCATGAACTGGTGCAGGCGCGCTTCGATGCTGGTGCAGTTTCGCGACTGGAAGTACGCCAGGCAATGCAGAACCTGCAGTCGCAGCGTTCGGCACAGAGCGCGCTGGAGCAACAGCGGGTGGAAGTGCGCAATGCACTGACCGTGCTACTGGATGGCACGCCGTGGCCGCAGCAGGACGAGCCGCAGAACCTGCTGGAAGCGCAGAGTCCGTCCATTGCCGAAGGCCTGCCGGCCGATCTGCTCGGTCGCCGGCCCGATCTGCGTGCGGCCGAACTGCGGCTGCGCAACAGCCTTAAGACGATCCGGGTGACCGCCACCCAGTACTACCCTGCATTGAGTCTTACCGGCAGCCTGGGGTCCAGCGCGACCTCGCTGGGCGATGTGCTGCGCAATCCGGTGGCCACGCTGGGCGCTGGCCTGTCGCTGCCCTTCCTCAACCTGCAGCGCGCGCAGCTGGATACGGATGTGGCCGGTACCAGCTACCAGATCGCCGCCACCAACTTCCGCAAGACGCTGTACACCGCGCTGTCGGAGGTGGATAACGCTTTGTCCGCACGTGAGCAGCTGCTGCGCCAGGTGACTGCGTCCCAAGCGTCTTATGACGAAGCGGTGGAAGTGGAGCGCGCGCAGGAAGTGCGCTATCGCGTGGGCGCCACCGATCTGCGCACCTGGCTGGAAGCGCAGCAGACCCGCCGCGACGCGGAGCTGTCACTGGCGCGGGTGCGGCAAAGCCAGTTGAACAACGACGTGACGCTGTTCAAGTCGCTGGGCGGCAGTGCGGGGTGA
- the rlmB gene encoding 23S rRNA (guanosine(2251)-2'-O)-methyltransferase RlmB — protein sequence MSKNSQWIVGVNAVASSIENDAENVREVLVEAGAKNPRLTEIEENARRKGIDVRKVNSQALDGVGGSVRHQGVAARYAAARTYNENELEGLVTAAEGKALLLVLDEVQDPHNLGACLRSAAAAGATAVIIPKDKSATVNATVRKTSAGAADRIPVVAVTNLSRCLKDLQKQGVWIYGLAGEATASLYQLDLKGNIALVLGGEADGLRRLTRENCDGLVKIPMPGEIESLNVSVAAGVSLFEVVRQRG from the coding sequence ATGAGCAAGAACAGCCAGTGGATCGTCGGCGTCAACGCCGTCGCCTCCTCCATCGAGAACGACGCCGAGAACGTCCGCGAAGTGCTGGTCGAGGCCGGTGCGAAGAACCCGCGCCTGACCGAGATCGAGGAAAACGCCCGCCGCAAGGGCATCGACGTGCGCAAGGTCAACAGCCAGGCGCTGGACGGCGTGGGCGGTTCGGTGCGCCACCAGGGCGTGGCCGCGCGCTATGCCGCTGCCCGCACCTACAACGAGAACGAGCTGGAAGGCCTGGTCACTGCTGCGGAAGGCAAGGCACTGCTGCTGGTGCTGGACGAAGTGCAGGATCCGCACAACCTCGGCGCCTGCCTGCGCTCGGCCGCCGCAGCCGGTGCCACCGCCGTGATCATTCCCAAGGACAAGTCGGCCACGGTCAATGCCACTGTGCGCAAGACCTCGGCCGGCGCCGCCGACCGCATCCCGGTGGTGGCGGTGACCAACCTGTCGCGCTGCCTGAAGGACCTGCAGAAGCAGGGCGTATGGATCTACGGCCTGGCAGGTGAGGCCACCGCTTCGCTGTACCAGCTGGACCTGAAGGGCAACATCGCCCTGGTGCTCGGCGGCGAAGCCGATGGCCTGCGCCGCCTGACCCGCGAGAACTGCGACGGCCTGGTCAAGATTCCGATGCCGGGCGAGATCGAGAGCCTGAACGTCTCGGTCGCTGCCGGCGTCAGCCTGTTCGAGGTCGTGCGCCAGCGCGGTTGA
- a CDS encoding GFA family protein — protein sequence MQGQPEYSGGCQCGAIRFQARGELTDSSICHCRMCQKAFGAYYAPLVSVRGVQFSWTRGQPRYFQSSNVVRRGFCADCGTPLTYEAPDGVAVAAGAFDQPERLPPTIQYGVERKLPFVDGLGRLPARRTEEDVAALEFLATIVSHQHPDHDTPHWPPRSRSAEG from the coding sequence ATGCAGGGCCAACCCGAATACAGCGGCGGCTGCCAATGCGGTGCGATCCGCTTCCAGGCGCGCGGCGAGCTGACCGACAGCTCGATCTGCCACTGCCGGATGTGCCAGAAGGCCTTCGGCGCGTATTACGCGCCGCTGGTCTCGGTGCGCGGCGTGCAGTTCAGCTGGACCCGCGGCCAACCGCGTTATTTCCAGTCCTCCAACGTCGTGCGGCGCGGCTTCTGTGCCGACTGCGGCACGCCATTGACCTATGAAGCCCCTGATGGCGTCGCGGTGGCCGCCGGTGCCTTCGACCAGCCTGAACGCCTGCCGCCGACCATCCAGTATGGCGTCGAGCGCAAGCTGCCCTTCGTTGACGGGCTGGGCAGGCTGCCGGCACGCCGCACCGAGGAGGATGTCGCCGCACTGGAGTTCCTGGCCACGATCGTGTCCCACCAGCACCCCGACCACGACACCCCGCACTGGCCGCCGCGCAGCCGTTCGGCCGAAGGGTGA
- the rnr gene encoding ribonuclease R — MTTKKPSKGGSKSRGEAPKKGTKPGTARSNKPGKPLPGWLPALADGGAPPSARGRRSAEPPGPAPGRKLPPTGKVIDDPYASREAEKYEQPIASREAILALLERCEGPQTAEELGARLGLTAPDRAEALSRRLGAMVRDGQLVQNRRGGFAPIQTLNLVTGVVIANPEGFGFLRPVEGGDDLFLPPYEMRKVMHGDKVLARVTGIDHRGRREGSIARVLERGMTRLIGRFSVEMGINYVVPDDKRIQRNVQVPPDQTGGARDGQLVVCELTQAPDSRRPPIGRIIAVLGDKLTASLVVETAIHGHELPFEFPQEVLDEAASVPLVVEPAMIGDRVDLRSTPLVTIDGEDAKDFDDAVYCEPNADGFRLVVAIADVSNYVRPGTPLDEEAQKRATSVYFPGFVVPMLPETLSNGICSLMPKVDRMCFVCDMQIDRDGVVTHSRFYEAVMNSHARLTYTQVWQAVGEDDAGAKAFIGDLLPQVQRLHQLYKVLSKARTKRGAIEFESSEVRFVLDNRGEVTQAGMLVRNDAHKLIEECMIAANVEAAKYLLSRHVPAPYRVHEKPPETKYADLLEFLKEFKLSLPPWSKVRPGDYTKLLKKIRDRPDATLLESVLLRSQSLAVYSPDNNGHFGLALEAYAHFTSPIRRYPDLLVHRAIKHALSGKPLDKFIYNAREMAALALQCSERERRADEAEREVDERYRAAWMEKHVGGQFDGVISGVTSFGLFVELDESKVQGLVHVTQLPQDYYKFDATRKTLTGERRGSSYRLGDRVRILVLKASMEERKIDFRLVEHKGEEEEAGPAPLPERGKPAKRTKKQY; from the coding sequence ATGACTACCAAAAAACCAAGCAAGGGCGGGAGCAAGTCCCGCGGTGAAGCCCCCAAGAAGGGCACCAAGCCGGGCACTGCCCGCTCCAACAAGCCGGGCAAGCCGCTGCCGGGTTGGCTCCCCGCACTGGCCGACGGAGGCGCACCGCCTTCGGCACGTGGCCGCCGCAGCGCTGAGCCGCCGGGTCCGGCGCCGGGTCGCAAGCTGCCGCCGACGGGCAAGGTGATCGACGATCCCTATGCATCCCGCGAAGCAGAAAAGTACGAACAACCCATCGCCAGCCGCGAGGCCATCCTGGCCCTGCTGGAGCGCTGCGAAGGGCCGCAGACGGCTGAAGAACTCGGCGCGCGCCTGGGCCTGACCGCACCGGACCGTGCCGAAGCGCTGTCGCGCCGCCTCGGCGCCATGGTCCGCGACGGCCAGTTGGTACAGAACCGCCGCGGCGGCTTCGCGCCGATCCAGACCTTGAATCTTGTCACCGGCGTGGTGATCGCCAACCCGGAAGGGTTCGGCTTCCTGCGCCCGGTCGAGGGGGGTGACGACCTGTTCCTGCCGCCCTATGAAATGCGCAAGGTGATGCACGGCGACAAGGTGCTGGCCCGTGTCACCGGCATCGATCACCGTGGCCGCCGCGAAGGCAGCATCGCCCGTGTGCTGGAGCGCGGCATGACCCGCCTGATCGGTCGCTTCAGCGTCGAGATGGGCATCAACTACGTGGTGCCTGATGACAAGCGCATCCAGCGCAACGTCCAGGTGCCGCCGGACCAGACCGGTGGCGCGCGCGATGGCCAGTTGGTGGTCTGCGAACTGACCCAGGCACCGGACAGCCGCCGCCCGCCGATCGGACGCATCATCGCCGTGCTCGGCGACAAGCTGACCGCGTCGCTGGTGGTGGAGACCGCGATTCACGGTCACGAACTGCCGTTCGAGTTCCCGCAGGAGGTGCTGGACGAAGCTGCGTCGGTGCCGCTGGTGGTCGAGCCGGCGATGATCGGCGACCGCGTCGACCTGCGCAGCACACCGCTGGTCACCATCGATGGTGAGGATGCCAAGGACTTCGACGACGCGGTGTACTGCGAGCCGAACGCCGATGGCTTCCGCCTGGTGGTCGCCATTGCCGATGTCTCCAACTACGTCCGTCCCGGCACGCCGCTGGACGAGGAAGCGCAGAAGCGCGCCACATCGGTATATTTCCCGGGCTTCGTGGTGCCGATGCTGCCGGAGACCCTGTCCAACGGCATCTGTTCGCTGATGCCGAAGGTCGACCGCATGTGCTTTGTCTGCGACATGCAGATCGACCGCGATGGTGTCGTCACCCACTCGCGTTTCTACGAAGCGGTGATGAACTCGCACGCGCGCCTGACCTACACCCAGGTGTGGCAGGCGGTGGGCGAGGATGACGCCGGTGCCAAGGCCTTCATCGGCGACCTGCTGCCGCAGGTGCAGCGCCTGCACCAGCTGTACAAGGTGCTGTCCAAGGCGCGCACCAAGCGTGGCGCGATCGAGTTTGAAAGCAGCGAAGTCCGCTTCGTGCTCGACAACCGCGGTGAAGTCACCCAGGCCGGCATGCTGGTGCGCAACGATGCGCACAAGCTGATCGAAGAATGCATGATCGCGGCCAACGTGGAGGCGGCCAAGTACCTGCTGTCGCGCCATGTGCCGGCGCCGTACCGCGTGCATGAGAAGCCGCCGGAGACCAAGTACGCCGACCTGCTGGAATTCCTCAAGGAGTTCAAGCTGAGCCTGCCGCCGTGGTCGAAGGTGCGCCCGGGCGATTACACCAAGCTGCTGAAGAAAATCCGCGACCGTCCCGATGCCACGCTGCTGGAATCGGTGCTGCTGCGAAGCCAGAGCCTGGCCGTGTACAGCCCCGACAACAACGGTCACTTCGGCCTGGCGTTGGAGGCATACGCGCACTTCACCTCGCCGATCCGTCGTTACCCGGACCTGCTGGTGCACCGTGCGATCAAACATGCGCTGTCGGGCAAGCCGCTGGACAAGTTCATCTACAACGCCCGCGAGATGGCCGCGCTGGCCCTGCAGTGTTCCGAGCGTGAGCGTCGTGCCGATGAGGCCGAGCGTGAAGTCGATGAGCGCTACCGCGCCGCGTGGATGGAAAAGCACGTGGGTGGCCAGTTCGACGGCGTGATCAGCGGCGTCACCAGCTTCGGCCTGTTCGTGGAACTGGATGAGTCGAAGGTGCAGGGGCTGGTGCACGTGACCCAGCTGCCGCAGGACTATTACAAGTTCGACGCGACACGAAAGACGTTGACCGGCGAGCGCCGTGGCAGCAGCTATCGCTTGGGCGACCGTGTGCGCATCCTGGTGCTGAAGGCCAGCATGGAAGAACGCAAGATCGACTTCCGCCTCGTCGAGCACAAGGGCGAAGAAGAGGAAGCCGGCCCGGCGCCGCTGCCCGAGCGCGGCAAGCCGGCCAAGCGCACGAAAAAGCAATATTGA
- a CDS encoding sulfite exporter TauE/SafE family protein has product MNEPIYFYTLLVVVFLLAGVVKGVTGMGLPTVAMGLLGGALSPVAAASMLFIPTFVTNAWQLLSGPSVGQIVRRLWPMMLAVVIATLGAAALLVRVDRDVSRAALGVALVVYAGYALLAPVLRVPARRERWLGPLVGAISGVVTGATGVFVMPAVPYLQSLGLQRDELVQALGLAFTVSTISLTTGLVLHGAFGVQQLGLSALAVVPSLAGMWLGQVIRQRISARVFRACFLGFLLLLGLELVLRSWW; this is encoded by the coding sequence ATGAACGAGCCGATCTATTTCTACACATTGCTGGTGGTGGTGTTCCTGCTGGCCGGGGTGGTCAAGGGCGTGACCGGCATGGGGCTGCCGACGGTGGCGATGGGGCTGCTGGGGGGCGCGTTGTCGCCGGTTGCGGCGGCCTCGATGCTGTTCATTCCCACCTTTGTCACCAATGCCTGGCAGCTGCTGTCCGGGCCATCGGTGGGGCAGATCGTGCGGCGACTGTGGCCGATGATGCTGGCGGTGGTGATCGCCACGCTCGGCGCCGCCGCGCTGCTGGTGCGGGTGGATCGTGATGTCTCGCGCGCCGCACTGGGCGTGGCGCTGGTGGTCTACGCCGGGTACGCGTTGCTGGCGCCGGTGTTGCGGGTACCGGCTCGGCGCGAGCGCTGGCTTGGACCGCTGGTCGGCGCGATATCCGGTGTGGTGACCGGCGCCACCGGGGTGTTCGTGATGCCGGCGGTGCCCTACCTGCAATCGCTGGGCTTGCAGCGCGACGAGCTGGTACAGGCGCTGGGGCTTGCATTCACGGTGTCCACGATCTCGCTGACCACGGGCCTGGTGCTGCATGGTGCGTTCGGTGTGCAGCAGCTCGGCCTGAGCGCGTTGGCGGTGGTGCCGTCGCTGGCAGGGATGTGGCTGGGACAGGTGATCCGCCAGCGCATCAGTGCACGGGTATTCCGTGCGTGCTTCCTCGGCTTCCTGTTGCTGCTGGGCCTGGAGCTGGTGCTGCGTTCGTGGTGGTGA
- a CDS encoding LysR family transcriptional regulator has product MRLDIADLRLFLAVAEAGSITAGAAESNLALGSASERLRAIESDAGTALLTRHPRGVSLTEAGAALAHHARLILQQQAQLRGELQAFAHGARGTLHLYANTAALTNYLPTRLAPWLAERPRLRVELHERTSNEVVRAIRAGQAEAGIISDAVPADGLRRHVVAEDPLMMLLPAGHRFAARRSLDFSDVLGETFVALADGNALQTYIEELAAEAGRTLDVRIRMKTFEGLCTMVGHGIGVGIAPRTIARQHRRATGIVTVALGNAWAQRRLCVAFTDWTLLSPPMRSLLQHLDVGAQMDAEKNV; this is encoded by the coding sequence ATGCGTCTGGACATTGCCGATCTGCGCCTGTTCCTGGCGGTGGCAGAAGCCGGCAGCATCACCGCCGGCGCTGCAGAGTCGAATCTCGCACTGGGATCGGCCAGCGAACGCCTGCGCGCCATCGAATCCGACGCTGGCACCGCGCTGCTGACCCGGCACCCGCGCGGCGTCAGCCTGACCGAAGCGGGTGCCGCACTGGCCCATCACGCGCGCCTGATCCTGCAGCAGCAGGCACAGCTGCGCGGCGAACTGCAGGCCTTCGCCCACGGCGCGCGCGGCACCCTGCACCTGTATGCCAATACCGCGGCATTGACCAACTATCTGCCCACGCGACTGGCTCCATGGCTGGCCGAGCGCCCTCGCCTGCGCGTCGAACTGCACGAACGCACCAGCAACGAAGTCGTGCGCGCGATCCGTGCCGGCCAGGCAGAGGCTGGCATCATCAGTGACGCCGTCCCCGCCGATGGGCTGCGCCGTCATGTCGTTGCGGAAGACCCGTTGATGATGCTGCTGCCGGCTGGCCATCGCTTCGCCGCGCGACGCTCGCTCGATTTCAGCGACGTGCTGGGCGAGACGTTCGTTGCACTGGCCGACGGCAATGCGTTGCAGACCTATATCGAAGAACTGGCAGCAGAGGCCGGACGGACGCTCGATGTACGCATCCGCATGAAGACATTCGAAGGCCTGTGCACGATGGTGGGCCATGGCATCGGCGTTGGCATCGCGCCACGCACCATCGCCCGGCAGCACCGACGGGCCACCGGCATCGTCACCGTTGCACTCGGCAATGCATGGGCACAGCGCCGACTGTGCGTCGCGTTCACCGACTGGACATTGCTCTCGCCGCCGATGCGCAGCCTGCTGCAGCATCTGGATGTGGGCGCGCAAATGGATGCAGAAAAAAATGTGTGA